DNA from Larimichthys crocea isolate SSNF chromosome XIII, L_crocea_2.0, whole genome shotgun sequence:
ttctctgtctctctctaagACGTCCACACTGTCctgatgatgattggctgtgagTGGCTTccatccagccaatcacagcaggAGGTGTAGATCCTCTGATTTGGTGTCTGTGgatcagtgtgtctctgtggtgaAGATGTGATATCAACTGATGAGAGATGACTGTGCTGTGACCTCACTCTGTTTACTggagtctctgtctctgtctctctcaggtgtcCACATTTTCCAGTTAATGTACGGCTGTGAGTGGGATGATGAGACTGGTAAGGTCACTGGTTTTTGGCAGTATGGTTATGATGGAGAAGACTTCGTATCATTTGATTTGAAGACAGAGACATGGATCGCTCCAAAACAACAGGCTGTCATCACCAAAAACAAGTGGGATCAGAACAAAGCTCTGAtagcaaaggaaaaaaactaCATCACCCAGCTTTGTCCTGAGTGGGTGAAGAAGTACGTGAACTACGGGAGGAGCTCTCTGATGAGAACAGGTAGGATCACATGACCTGATGTAGTTTAATGGACACAACAATCTTCATATTTCTCTTCTGCTTCTAACCAACAGTAACATTACAACAAATGTCACCAACATACAGAGACTCACTTCATCTCAGGttacacacatttctctttctctcatgttctctctcacctctcttcatctctctgcctcccccattttctctctcactttctctctcacactcattgattcattttctgctgcatttcatttctctctgtctcttactgtctgtctcacactcaCTGTCCTCCTTTTCTCATCAGCCTCACCTCTCTTCATCTGTCCCTTCTTTCCTCAGTTACATTTCACTGAGGTTTATTTGCattgtatacatgtatatagcTTATGTGTTactaaaacatttcatattaaaacaGGAGTGATAATATTAATCTAGTAcattcaataataatatataacctataatctgtcttcctctctgtctgcagagcttcCCTCAGTGTCTCTCCTCCAGAAGACTTCCTCCTCTCCAGTCACCTGCCATGCTACAGGTTTCTACCCTGACAGAGCCTCACTCGTCTGGAAAAAAGATGGAGTGGAACTTCATGAGAACGTGGACCACGGAGAGATCGTCCCCAACCATGATGGAACCTTCCAGATGAGCATTGACCTGAAACCAGACGCATCTGAAGACTGGAGCAAGTACgactgtgtgtttcagctcgCTGGTGTGAAGAAAGACATCGTCACCAGACTGGACAAAAAGGCGATCCTGACCAACGAACGTAAGACTGGAATCaggacacatttattttactggaaCAGTCCtgctttaatgtatttttatgtgttggGAAGTTTTGTGTCTtgatattgttttgttgtcagtttCTTTCATCTggtattttatcatttcaaggtttttttttcaaatattaaacaagTGTTCATGTCCCCCTGTGGACCTGACAGGGGTATCAGCAAATCCCTAAAAATTGACCTGACTACTAGTCAGTTTTAGAAGACGAACAGAATTAGTTGATTAATACACATCTATTAGTAAAATCAgtcatatatataaataaataataaagtatgcTGCCAGTCAAAAGGAGTGATGATTGTCAGAAGCTCTCATTGTACCAGAAGCCATATGGGACAGAAaccaacacagacaaacagctaaacaaagacaacaaggctagaaaagaataaagaagcacagacacagtaattatgtaaagacaaGCAGAGATAAATATTTCaatgaacagcagcagacaaacaaacagatagtGTCTGTATACAGGATTGTGGATGTTTTTCTCCTCTAACCTGCTTCATCTGTGCAGGTTGTgactgtttctgttgttttctcctccacagAGAATCTCatgatgatcatcatcattgttgCAGTGGCTGTTCTCGCTCTCGCCATTGCCGGGATTGGATTCTTCATTTATAAACAGAAGAAAGGtgagagaccaaaacagaaatatatagtttatttttttctgaattttgaTTTTCAGCTTTGAGTTGATGCTTTTGTTCAGATTTTAATTCCCAGCACGACAAAAATCAGTTTCAAACTACAGAAAGTGCTGTAAGGCTCAGAGCCACAGTGTCATGACTATAACATGATGAGGAAGGACAAGAAATAATGAAAGATGGAAACAAACAGTAGATTCATTTAGTAACTGGAGGAGCTCATCACTGCAAAGAAGGTGACAGTCTGACTTATTGAACTATAACAACATCaatcatttgtcttttctttttatttcagccaAACGCCCTCCATCTCGTGAGTACAACTTTATTATTCTGTACCTGAATCTACTCTGTACATTAAAAAGACTTTCTGGATTTTGCTGTTTGTGAACTCAGTATCAGTTCAGAGCAGGATGTGGACTAACAATGTGTTTCTGACCTTACAGCTGTCAGCAACCCTGAGGTCATGGAGGAACTGAATCCAAAAGCCTAAATGACAAACAACCATCCTGAACACAGTGAGTTGCttcataaaatacataaattagtCACAACTGTTGTTGTCTTAAACTGTCTGTAAAATAACCTGAAGAACtgttttatatgaatttatAAGTGAGATTATTAAGAGAAAGGCACAGATGCTTTCAGAAACCTTCACATCAGCAGGTCAGATAAAGTCTAATATTGAAAAATATtaacttttagaaaaacatcaatttatTAAAATGGTGTTGAACCAGTTTAAAACAAGCGTCTGCACTTAAGAGGCAGAGtcagtaaatatttgttttatttcctcttaaATGTGGCTTTGTGGAATTTAACTCTACagtcatttttgtttcatcatgtttgttttgtctctttaggTTCATG
Protein-coding regions in this window:
- the LOC104933397 gene encoding major histocompatibility complex class I-related gene protein isoform X1, which encodes MKTFMFLVLLGTGLLGATAVTHSMKYFFTGSSGVSNFPEFVAVGLVDEEEMVYYDSKTQKVELKQDWMNKVTADDPQYLDRSTVRFLGDQQIFNSSIVTLKNRFNQTGGVHIFQLMYGCEWDDETGKVTGFWQYGYDGEDFVSFDLKTETWIAPKQQAVITKNKWDQNKALIAKEKNYITQLCPEWVKKYVNYGRSSLMRTELPSVSLLQKTSSSPVTCHATGFYPDRASLVWKKDGVELHENVDHGEIVPNHDGTFQMSIDLKPDASEDWSKYDCVFQLAGVKKDIVTRLDKKAILTNEQNLMMIIIIVAVAVLALAIAGIGFFIYKQKKAKRPPSPVSNPEVMEELNPKA
- the LOC104933397 gene encoding H-2 class I histocompatibility antigen, Q9 alpha chain isoform X2 yields the protein MKTFMFLVLLGTGLLGATAVTHSMKYFYTGSSGVSNFPEFVIAGMVDEEQMIYYDSNTKKVEPKQDWMNKVTEDNPQYLEQQSQIALGHQQTFKGNIDIAKNRFNQTGGVHIFQLMYGCEWDDETGKVTGFWQYGYDGEDFVSFDLKTETWIAPKQQAVITKNKWDQNKALIAKEKNYITQLCPEWVKKYVNYGRSSLMRTELPSVSLLQKTSSSPVTCHATGFYPDRASLVWKKDGVELHENVDHGEIVPNHDGTFQMSIDLKPDASEDWSKYDCVFQLAGVKKDIVTRLDKKAILTNEQNLMMIIIIVAVAVLALAIAGIGFFIYKQKKAKRPPSPVSNPEVMEELNPKA